From Cellulomonas chengniuliangii, the proteins below share one genomic window:
- a CDS encoding ABC transporter ATP-binding protein → MSILDVLLDEPSTDPAPAVIEFAALTRSFPGEPPVTALHSADLRIESGDYLSIIGPSGSGKSTLLHILGLLDRPTSGEYLLNGSPTGTASEADRSRLRGGCIGFVFQSFHLLPHRTVLDNVLLATLYSGVPRAERRERALAALHRVHLDHRIEFLPTVLSGGERQRVAIARAIVAEPQVLLADEPTGNLDSVNSAGVLDLFDELHGDGLTLVVITHDSQVSARAQRRVRISDGRLTELA, encoded by the coding sequence CCCCCGCCGTGATCGAGTTCGCAGCGCTCACCCGCTCGTTCCCCGGGGAGCCGCCGGTCACCGCACTGCACTCGGCGGACCTGCGCATCGAATCGGGCGACTACCTGTCGATCATCGGGCCCTCGGGCTCGGGCAAGTCGACACTGCTGCACATCCTGGGCCTGCTCGACCGGCCCACCTCCGGGGAGTACCTGCTCAACGGCAGTCCGACCGGCACCGCCTCCGAGGCGGACCGCTCACGGCTGCGGGGCGGCTGCATCGGGTTCGTGTTCCAGTCCTTCCACCTGCTCCCCCATCGCACGGTGCTCGACAACGTGCTGCTCGCCACCCTGTACTCCGGGGTGCCACGGGCGGAGCGCCGGGAGCGCGCGCTCGCGGCGCTGCACCGGGTCCACCTCGACCACCGGATCGAGTTCCTGCCCACGGTGCTCTCAGGCGGCGAGCGGCAGCGCGTGGCGATCGCGCGGGCCATCGTCGCGGAGCCGCAGGTGCTGCTGGCCGACGAGCCGACGGGCAACCTCGACTCGGTGAACTCGGCGGGGGTGCTCGACCTGTTCGACGAGCTGCACGGCGACGGCCTCACACTCGTGGTGATCACGCACGACTCGCAGGTGTCCGCCCGGGCGCAGCGGCGCGTGCGGATCTCCGACGGCCGACTGACCGAGCTCGCATGA